From Labilithrix sp., a single genomic window includes:
- a CDS encoding zinc ribbon domain-containing protein, with protein MAASKLVKCPSCGFDKNPPGSVRCGSCGSKIEAPGAKTRSREEELERRYQQEGVSVQWLFIAIAVQGVLTAALVFGLPKIVTLLDFEGGNGMIVCVPVWFIGGLLVGMISPGRTFIEPMVASFVIAIPTTFLLVQSQTVRTMPTFLYVVMSAIGIMFTLIGAYIGERIQLGPPPKTAD; from the coding sequence ATGGCGGCGTCGAAGCTGGTGAAATGCCCGTCGTGTGGGTTCGACAAGAACCCGCCCGGTTCGGTCCGGTGTGGGTCCTGCGGCTCCAAGATCGAGGCGCCCGGCGCGAAGACGCGCAGCCGCGAGGAAGAGCTCGAGCGCCGCTACCAGCAGGAGGGCGTGAGCGTCCAGTGGCTGTTCATCGCGATCGCGGTGCAGGGGGTGCTCACTGCCGCGCTCGTGTTCGGGCTCCCGAAGATCGTCACGCTCCTCGACTTCGAGGGCGGCAACGGGATGATCGTCTGCGTGCCGGTCTGGTTCATCGGCGGGCTCCTCGTCGGCATGATCTCTCCGGGCCGCACCTTCATCGAGCCGATGGTCGCGAGCTTCGTCATCGCGATCCCGACCACGTTCCTCCTCGTCCAGAGCCAGACCGTCCGCACGATGCCGACGTTCCTCTACGTCGTCATGAGCGCGATCGGGATCATGTTCACGCTCATCGGCGCGTACATCGGCGAGCGCATTCAGCTGGGGCCGCCGCCGAAGACCGCGGACTGA
- a CDS encoding TonB family protein — protein sequence MRRLLVVAVALALAIGLAAGEARAQSDQPADANAVVPPRLAQDSPAKYPAEARRADVLVDLILDVDPTGAVAKAVVEKSGGAGFDEAALEAAKGLKFEPATRGARPIAARIRFTYTFTPPPARIVGRIARRATDSPIAGATVVVKDSAGVEHRATTGADGRFRVDALPFGKAHLRISAPRQEPVDADEELAPGEEYELTFRLQPPPEPKQDDLGGVAGPPPEVEEVRVKGDRPPREVTKRTISRDEVFSSPGTNGDALRAVQNLPGVARPPPFGGQLVVRGSAPQDTQTFIDGTNVPLIYHFGGLSSVVPSESLDRIDFYPGNFGAQYGRGMGGIIDVGLRDPNADGTFHAMAQLDSIDVRFFVERSLGKGWSFSASGRRSYFDVWLGLLAGDGLATAPRYYDYQLMVRKEFSPDHDLRFTFFGSDDRLEIFNTATNGGDFLLGGNIRAAITFWRAQARYQNKLKTGTRITAVAAIGQDAIDFGFGENYAVIDAMPVSLRTEISQRIVRQLTVNAGIDILHTPYEVTVRFPRPERPGVPSGGIGAPALTAVNDGSVYTPGAYGELEIAPLKGTRIVPGFRADYTNQTKEWNYSPRVVARQEVPHGGARTTLKGGVGLFYQPPSPFELDPIFGQRGLRANKSVHYSVGLEQELLGKAELGVEGFYKELDRLVVTDAGNGGSGFVYGTETLVRWKNDPKMFGWLAYTISRSERRDGPGEALHLAPFDQTHILTLLASRVFGNGLRVGARFRFVSGNLFTANAYNSVFDADRAAYQPVGTLPLYNDRMRAFHQLDLRFEKRFDGARPFKAVTAYVDIQNVYYHRAQEGVEYNYNYTVSRSLQGLPQLFITGVRMDL from the coding sequence ATGCGCCGCTTGCTCGTCGTCGCTGTCGCCCTCGCGCTCGCGATCGGGCTCGCTGCGGGCGAGGCGCGTGCGCAGTCGGATCAGCCCGCCGACGCGAACGCGGTGGTGCCGCCGCGGCTCGCGCAGGACTCGCCGGCGAAGTACCCCGCCGAGGCGCGGCGCGCGGACGTGCTCGTCGATCTCATCCTCGACGTCGATCCCACCGGCGCGGTCGCGAAGGCGGTGGTGGAGAAGAGCGGCGGCGCCGGGTTCGACGAGGCGGCGCTCGAGGCCGCGAAGGGGCTGAAGTTCGAGCCCGCCACGCGGGGGGCGCGGCCGATCGCGGCGCGGATTCGGTTCACGTACACGTTCACGCCGCCGCCGGCGCGCATCGTGGGGAGGATCGCGCGGCGCGCGACGGACTCGCCGATCGCCGGGGCCACCGTCGTCGTGAAGGACTCTGCCGGCGTGGAGCATCGCGCTACGACCGGGGCCGACGGGAGGTTTCGCGTCGACGCGCTGCCGTTCGGGAAGGCGCATCTCCGGATCTCGGCGCCGCGGCAGGAGCCGGTCGACGCCGACGAGGAGCTCGCGCCGGGCGAGGAGTACGAGCTGACCTTTCGCCTTCAGCCGCCGCCCGAGCCGAAGCAGGACGACCTCGGCGGCGTCGCGGGGCCGCCGCCCGAGGTGGAAGAGGTGCGCGTGAAGGGCGACCGACCGCCGCGCGAGGTGACCAAGCGCACCATCTCGCGCGACGAGGTGTTCTCGAGCCCCGGCACCAACGGCGACGCGCTCCGCGCGGTGCAGAACCTCCCCGGCGTCGCGCGGCCGCCGCCGTTCGGCGGGCAGCTCGTCGTGCGCGGGTCCGCGCCGCAGGACACGCAGACGTTCATCGACGGCACGAACGTGCCGCTCATCTATCACTTCGGCGGGCTCAGCTCCGTCGTGCCGAGCGAGTCGCTCGACCGCATCGACTTCTACCCCGGCAACTTCGGCGCGCAGTACGGCCGCGGCATGGGCGGCATCATCGACGTCGGGCTCCGCGACCCGAACGCCGACGGCACCTTCCACGCGATGGCGCAGCTCGACTCGATCGACGTGCGCTTCTTCGTCGAGCGCTCGCTCGGCAAGGGCTGGAGCTTCTCGGCGAGCGGACGCCGCTCGTACTTCGACGTGTGGCTCGGGCTCCTCGCGGGCGACGGGCTCGCGACCGCGCCGCGGTACTACGACTACCAGCTGATGGTGCGGAAGGAGTTCTCGCCGGACCACGACCTCCGCTTCACGTTCTTCGGGTCGGACGACCGCCTCGAGATCTTCAACACCGCGACCAACGGCGGCGACTTCCTGCTCGGCGGGAACATCCGCGCCGCGATCACGTTCTGGCGCGCGCAGGCGCGGTACCAGAACAAGCTGAAGACCGGCACCCGCATCACCGCCGTCGCGGCGATCGGACAGGACGCGATCGACTTCGGCTTCGGCGAGAACTACGCCGTCATCGACGCGATGCCGGTCTCGCTCCGCACCGAGATCTCGCAGCGCATCGTGCGGCAGCTCACGGTGAACGCGGGCATCGACATCCTCCACACGCCCTACGAGGTGACGGTGCGGTTCCCGCGGCCGGAGCGCCCCGGCGTCCCGAGCGGCGGCATCGGCGCGCCCGCCCTCACCGCCGTCAACGACGGATCGGTGTACACGCCCGGCGCGTACGGCGAGCTCGAGATCGCGCCGCTCAAAGGCACCCGCATCGTGCCCGGCTTCCGCGCCGACTACACGAACCAGACGAAGGAGTGGAACTACTCGCCTCGCGTCGTCGCGCGGCAGGAGGTCCCCCACGGCGGCGCGCGCACGACGCTGAAGGGCGGCGTCGGCCTCTTCTACCAGCCGCCCTCGCCGTTCGAGCTCGACCCGATCTTTGGGCAGCGTGGGCTCCGCGCGAACAAGAGCGTCCACTACTCGGTCGGCCTCGAGCAGGAGCTGCTCGGGAAGGCGGAGCTCGGGGTCGAGGGGTTCTACAAGGAGCTCGATCGCCTCGTCGTCACCGACGCCGGCAACGGCGGCAGCGGCTTCGTGTACGGCACCGAGACGCTCGTCCGCTGGAAGAACGATCCGAAGATGTTCGGGTGGCTCGCGTACACCATCTCGCGGAGCGAGCGGCGCGACGGGCCGGGCGAGGCGCTCCACCTCGCGCCGTTCGATCAGACGCACATCCTCACGCTGCTCGCGAGCCGCGTCTTCGGGAACGGCCTCCGCGTCGGCGCGCGCTTCCGGTTCGTGAGCGGGAACCTCTTCACCGCGAACGCGTACAACTCCGTCTTCGACGCCGACCGCGCCGCGTACCAGCCGGTCGGCACGCTGCCGCTCTACAACGACCGCATGCGCGCGTTCCACCAGCTCGACCTCCGCTTCGAGAAGCGCTTCGACGGCGCGAGGCCGTTCAAGGCCGTCACCGCGTACGTCGACATCCAGAACGTCTACTACCACCGCGCGCAAGAAGGTGTGGAATACAACTATAACTACACCGTCAGCCGCTCACTCCAGGGCCTGCCGCAGCTCTTCATCACCGGCGTGAGGATGGACCTATGA
- a CDS encoding (deoxy)nucleoside triphosphate pyrophosphohydrolase — protein MLNTVIVSAGVIVEGGAVLLSRRKKGTHLADRWEFPGGKVDAGEDPRAALRRELEEELGIDVDVGEIADVTFHRYDDANKAVLLLFFHAVRRPGSPEPRALDVADVKWARPDDLDPAEFPPADVAILAKVRALLAPPR, from the coding sequence ATGCTGAACACGGTCATCGTCAGCGCAGGGGTCATCGTCGAGGGAGGTGCGGTCCTCCTCTCGCGGCGGAAGAAGGGCACGCACCTCGCCGATCGCTGGGAGTTCCCCGGGGGCAAGGTCGACGCGGGCGAGGATCCGCGCGCCGCGCTCCGGCGTGAGCTCGAGGAGGAGCTCGGCATCGACGTCGACGTCGGGGAGATCGCGGACGTCACGTTCCACCGCTACGACGACGCGAACAAGGCGGTGCTCCTCCTCTTCTTCCACGCCGTTCGCCGCCCGGGCTCCCCCGAGCCGCGCGCGCTCGACGTCGCTGACGTGAAGTGGGCGCGCCCCGACGACCTCGACCCCGCCGAGTTCCCGCCCGCCGACGTCGCGATCCTCGCGAAGGTCCGCGCGCTGCTCGCGCCGCCGCGTTGA
- a CDS encoding alpha/beta fold hydrolase, giving the protein MKLHLIGLLGAFLLAACASETGDDAEATTESAATAPDPSGAPYPIVLLHGMAGFGKLEVGPIEVTYFKGVVEELAKNGEAVYVTLAPPYDTSEVRARAIAEQIDRILARTGKRKVNLIGHSQGGLDARVLASPNGLGYGDRVASITTISTPHRGSKFADTILDLVDRIPPGVVDPVLDGALELLQITAYELKTDAHIRAQGTMLTERYMKGVFNPTYVDDPRVAYKSYAGRTNMRTGILDCGNATYANEPWDVLPAQPMLAPLALFLEEGAKLKVNDGLVTVDSARWGTFEECVAADHLQEVGQLGPFGWFDSVALFKTIVKRTRKAGL; this is encoded by the coding sequence ATGAAGCTTCACCTCATCGGGCTCCTGGGTGCGTTCCTGCTCGCGGCGTGCGCGAGCGAGACGGGCGACGACGCGGAGGCGACGACCGAGAGCGCGGCGACGGCGCCGGACCCGAGCGGCGCGCCGTACCCGATCGTGCTGTTGCACGGCATGGCCGGCTTCGGGAAGCTCGAGGTGGGGCCGATCGAGGTCACGTACTTCAAGGGCGTCGTCGAGGAGCTCGCGAAGAACGGCGAGGCGGTCTACGTGACGCTCGCGCCGCCGTACGACACGAGCGAGGTCCGCGCCCGCGCGATCGCGGAGCAGATCGATCGGATCCTCGCGCGCACCGGCAAGCGGAAGGTGAACCTGATCGGCCACTCGCAGGGCGGGCTCGACGCGCGCGTCCTCGCGAGCCCGAACGGCCTCGGCTACGGCGATCGCGTCGCGTCGATCACGACGATCTCCACGCCGCATCGCGGGAGCAAGTTCGCGGACACGATCCTCGATCTCGTCGACCGCATCCCGCCGGGCGTGGTCGACCCCGTCCTCGACGGCGCGCTCGAGCTCCTCCAGATCACCGCCTACGAGCTCAAGACGGACGCGCACATCCGAGCGCAGGGCACGATGCTGACCGAGCGCTACATGAAGGGCGTCTTCAACCCGACGTACGTCGACGATCCGCGCGTCGCGTACAAGAGCTACGCGGGCCGCACGAACATGCGCACCGGGATCCTCGACTGCGGGAACGCCACCTACGCGAACGAGCCCTGGGATGTGCTCCCGGCGCAGCCGATGCTCGCGCCGCTAGCGCTCTTCCTCGAGGAGGGCGCGAAGCTCAAGGTGAACGACGGCCTCGTCACGGTGGACAGCGCGCGCTGGGGCACGTTCGAGGAGTGCGTCGCGGCCGATCACCTCCAGGAGGTGGGGCAGCTCGGGCCGTTCGGCTGGTTCGACTCGGTCGCCCTCTTCAAGACGATCGTGAAACGGACTAGGAAAGCTGGACTCTGA
- a CDS encoding serine/threonine protein kinase: MSEKKLDTALLPTLSNEELSRTLAMTPVRIAQLEDTVAQSPRSTIEPDTSSVDSMGRRAVEGLGQARSDRFADGLAVGATIGEGGMGLVRAATQQSLGRKVAVKTLKPEARNERATLRLLREAWVTGSLEHPNIVPVYDLGLGEDGSPIIVLKLIEGRPWSEVARDPAAAAGGDLLERNLRVFVQVCNAVSLAHARGVIHRDLKLENVMIGRFGEVYLVDWGIAVSLRPDPTGRLPLASEATEMAGTPAYMAPEMLGNGAVLSERTDVYLLGSILHELLVGKPPHAADNLRAILASIVLSQVSLPPSVPRELAAIVRRATSRDPAERFASAEELKARVEWYLRHRGSLALSDAAASRVKDIRAVLGGSHDEVRRDRIHKLFAEARFGFRQAVLACPDNEEALAGLREATTLVVEYELAEGTPEAAAAALAELDPAPPELAARVAAALEARAAEKARVAQLERIGAQHDSSTGQRTRMVVGGILACSWSLNPYLAEWALESYPDAPYWSWYGATFAFCAFAWLVAYWGRESLLKTVLNRQLIAVIAVMFATQFSLQVGGHLLALPARPLLTLHVLVWFSGAAYGSIVIDRKLAYGALGYLAAFLYACSVPQHVFHAMSLASVGLVVNIAIAWFRPRSA; this comes from the coding sequence GTGTCCGAGAAGAAGCTCGACACCGCGCTCTTGCCGACGCTCTCGAACGAGGAGCTGTCGCGCACGCTCGCGATGACGCCGGTGCGCATCGCGCAGCTCGAGGACACCGTCGCGCAGAGCCCGCGCTCGACGATCGAGCCGGACACGTCGAGCGTCGACTCGATGGGACGGCGCGCGGTCGAAGGGCTCGGCCAGGCGCGGAGCGATCGCTTTGCGGACGGGCTCGCGGTCGGCGCCACGATCGGCGAAGGCGGGATGGGCCTCGTGCGCGCGGCGACGCAGCAGTCGCTCGGCCGCAAGGTCGCGGTGAAGACGCTCAAGCCGGAGGCGCGGAACGAGCGCGCGACGCTGCGCCTGCTGCGCGAAGCGTGGGTCACCGGCTCGCTCGAGCACCCCAACATCGTGCCGGTCTACGACCTCGGTCTCGGTGAGGACGGCTCGCCGATCATCGTGTTGAAGCTGATCGAGGGCCGCCCTTGGTCGGAGGTCGCGCGCGATCCCGCCGCCGCGGCGGGCGGCGATCTCCTCGAGCGGAACCTCCGCGTCTTCGTCCAGGTCTGCAACGCGGTCAGCCTCGCGCACGCGCGCGGCGTCATCCATCGCGACCTCAAGCTCGAGAACGTGATGATCGGCCGCTTCGGCGAGGTCTACCTCGTCGACTGGGGGATCGCGGTGAGCCTGCGACCCGATCCGACCGGGCGCCTCCCGCTCGCCTCCGAGGCGACGGAGATGGCCGGCACGCCCGCGTACATGGCGCCGGAGATGCTCGGCAACGGCGCGGTGCTCTCCGAGCGCACCGACGTCTATCTGCTCGGCTCGATCTTGCACGAGCTCCTCGTCGGCAAGCCGCCTCACGCCGCCGACAACCTGCGCGCGATCCTCGCGTCGATCGTCCTCTCGCAGGTGAGCCTCCCGCCCTCGGTGCCGCGCGAGCTCGCCGCGATCGTGCGGCGCGCGACGAGCCGCGATCCGGCGGAGCGCTTCGCCTCGGCCGAGGAGCTGAAGGCGCGCGTCGAGTGGTATTTGCGTCATCGCGGGTCGCTCGCGCTGTCGGACGCGGCCGCGTCGCGCGTGAAGGACATCCGCGCGGTGCTGGGCGGCTCGCACGACGAGGTCCGGCGCGACCGCATCCACAAGCTCTTCGCCGAGGCGCGCTTCGGCTTCCGCCAGGCCGTCCTCGCTTGCCCCGACAACGAAGAGGCGCTCGCGGGGCTGCGCGAGGCGACGACGCTGGTCGTCGAGTACGAGCTCGCGGAGGGCACGCCGGAGGCCGCCGCCGCCGCGCTCGCGGAGCTCGATCCCGCGCCGCCGGAGCTCGCCGCGCGCGTCGCCGCGGCGCTCGAGGCGCGCGCGGCGGAGAAGGCGCGGGTCGCGCAGCTCGAACGGATCGGCGCGCAGCACGACTCGTCGACCGGCCAGCGCACGCGCATGGTCGTCGGCGGCATCCTCGCGTGCAGCTGGTCGCTCAACCCGTACCTCGCAGAGTGGGCGCTCGAGAGTTACCCGGACGCGCCGTACTGGAGCTGGTATGGCGCGACCTTCGCGTTCTGCGCGTTCGCCTGGTTGGTGGCGTACTGGGGGCGCGAGTCGCTCCTCAAGACCGTGCTGAACCGACAGCTCATCGCGGTGATCGCGGTCATGTTCGCGACGCAGTTCTCGCTCCAGGTCGGAGGTCACCTCCTCGCGCTGCCGGCGCGCCCGCTCCTCACGCTCCACGTGCTCGTCTGGTTCAGCGGGGCGGCGTATGGCTCGATCGTCATCGATCGGAAGCTCGCTTACGGCGCGCTCGGGTACCTCGCCGCGTTCCTCTACGCGTGCTCCGTGCCGCAGCACGTCTTCCATGCGATGTCGCTCGCGAGCGTCGGCCTCGTCGTGAACATCGCGATCGCGTGGTTCAGGCCGCGATCAGCGTAG
- a CDS encoding sterol desaturase family protein has product MAAAALFFVAADLVYTLDHYFVHHDRERYRRGHGRHHTRYVGQKNAPQLDEYELSTYTSAAALSIAGMMTVSLLTGNWGFAIGAVLKYVHSLVFHCYQHKWWSSEVTLKKQDLAPPKPTWGFASARYHAHHHGHPNDRVFTYAETWAGFDRILEWAHPWLVKYTVDGRARAGRDDHLALPS; this is encoded by the coding sequence ATGGCTGCCGCGGCGTTGTTCTTTGTCGCCGCGGACCTCGTCTACACGCTCGACCACTACTTCGTTCACCACGACCGCGAGCGTTATCGCCGGGGGCACGGTCGTCATCACACGCGCTACGTCGGTCAGAAGAACGCGCCGCAGCTCGACGAGTACGAGCTCTCGACGTACACGAGCGCGGCCGCGCTCTCGATCGCAGGGATGATGACGGTCTCGCTCTTGACCGGGAACTGGGGCTTCGCGATCGGCGCCGTCCTCAAGTACGTCCACTCGCTCGTCTTCCACTGCTACCAGCACAAGTGGTGGTCGTCCGAGGTCACGCTGAAGAAGCAGGACCTCGCGCCGCCGAAGCCCACGTGGGGCTTCGCGTCGGCGCGCTACCACGCCCATCACCACGGCCACCCGAACGATCGGGTCTTCACCTACGCCGAGACCTGGGCCGGGTTCGACCGCATCCTCGAGTGGGCCCACCCGTGGCTCGTCAAGTACACCGTCGACGGCCGCGCCCGCGCGGGACGTGACGATCACCTCGCCCTTCCGTCGTGA
- a CDS encoding type 1 glutamine amidotransferase, whose amino-acid sequence MNTKLEGKRVAILATDGFEQSELVDPKKILEGEGVECVVVSPKEGSIKGWKDKDWGDEVKVDLLLKDAKAETFDALVLPGGQMNPDMLRGLPEVQAFVRAFAEAGKPIGAICHGPWSLIDAGIVKGRTVTSWPSIQTDLVNAGAKWVDKEVVVDMGLVTSRKPDDIPAFTRKVIEEMLEPSHANRGKNANGVPASQPGL is encoded by the coding sequence ATGAACACGAAGCTAGAGGGCAAGCGGGTGGCGATCCTCGCGACGGATGGGTTCGAGCAGAGCGAGCTCGTGGATCCGAAGAAGATCCTCGAAGGCGAGGGCGTCGAGTGCGTCGTCGTCTCGCCGAAGGAGGGCAGCATCAAAGGCTGGAAGGACAAGGACTGGGGGGACGAGGTGAAGGTCGACCTCTTGCTGAAGGACGCGAAGGCGGAGACCTTCGACGCGCTCGTGCTCCCGGGCGGACAGATGAACCCGGACATGCTGCGCGGCCTGCCCGAGGTGCAGGCCTTCGTGCGGGCCTTCGCCGAGGCCGGCAAGCCGATCGGCGCGATCTGTCACGGACCGTGGTCGCTCATCGACGCGGGGATCGTGAAAGGCCGTACCGTGACATCGTGGCCGTCGATCCAGACCGACCTCGTCAACGCGGGCGCGAAGTGGGTCGACAAGGAGGTCGTCGTCGACATGGGCCTCGTCACGAGCCGCAAGCCCGACGACATCCCCGCCTTCACGAGGAAGGTGATCGAGGAGATGCTCGAGCCGTCGCACGCGAACCGCGGCAAGAACGCCAACGGCGTCCCCGCGTCCCAGCCCGGCCTTTAG
- a CDS encoding inorganic phosphate transporter — translation MVSLLVCVIVFAIIFDYINGFHDAANAIATVVSTGVLPVRTAVILAGVLNFVGAVTGTAVAKTIASGFAAPAVVTQTVVLAALVGACIWNLITWWYGIPSSSSHALIGALAGAVCAKAGFAAFNWGALKEKVLVPLVASPTIGFAAAFVMMVVLVWSIRGIRPQTVHRASRRLTLVSAMGLAFAHGSNDAQKSMGIITLALLAFVHDGHGGSVPTWMLPKGDAVPLWTIIACAGAIALGTMAGGTKIIKTMGTKIIRLNTLQGFAAQTAGAITILGASHLGFPVSTTHCINACIMGVGASKRVSAVRWGVASNIVVAWVLTIPLSGALSYVTMLGLDRVFP, via the coding sequence ATGGTTAGCCTTCTCGTCTGCGTCATCGTCTTCGCGATCATCTTCGACTACATCAACGGGTTCCACGACGCAGCGAACGCGATCGCGACCGTCGTCTCCACCGGCGTCCTCCCGGTGCGCACCGCCGTCATCCTCGCGGGCGTCCTCAACTTCGTCGGCGCGGTGACCGGCACCGCCGTCGCGAAGACGATCGCGTCCGGCTTCGCCGCGCCCGCCGTCGTCACGCAGACCGTCGTCCTCGCCGCGCTCGTCGGCGCGTGCATCTGGAACTTGATCACGTGGTGGTACGGGATCCCGTCCTCCTCCTCCCACGCGCTGATCGGCGCGCTCGCGGGCGCGGTCTGCGCGAAGGCGGGCTTCGCCGCGTTCAATTGGGGCGCGCTGAAGGAGAAGGTCCTCGTCCCGCTCGTGGCCTCGCCCACGATCGGGTTCGCCGCCGCCTTCGTCATGATGGTCGTGCTGGTGTGGTCGATCCGCGGGATCCGCCCGCAGACGGTGCACCGCGCCTCGCGCCGCCTCACGCTCGTGTCGGCGATGGGGCTCGCCTTCGCGCACGGCTCGAACGACGCGCAGAAGTCGATGGGCATCATCACCCTCGCGCTCCTCGCGTTCGTGCACGACGGTCACGGCGGCAGTGTCCCGACCTGGATGCTCCCGAAGGGCGACGCGGTCCCGCTCTGGACGATCATCGCGTGCGCCGGGGCGATCGCGCTCGGCACGATGGCGGGCGGCACCAAGATCATCAAGACGATGGGGACGAAGATCATCCGCCTCAACACGCTGCAAGGCTTCGCCGCGCAGACGGCGGGCGCGATCACGATCCTCGGCGCGAGCCACCTCGGCTTCCCCGTCTCCACAACGCACTGCATCAACGCCTGCATCATGGGCGTCGGCGCGAGCAAGCGCGTGAGCGCGGTGCGCTGGGGCGTCGCGAGCAACATCGTCGTCGCGTGGGTGCTGACGATCCCGCTCTCGGGCGCGCTCTCCTACGTCACGATGCTCGGGCTCGACCGCGTCTTCCCGTAG
- a CDS encoding DUF47 family protein, translated as MGIQDVIRWFMPREDHFYDFLERQAKKAHEGACALSKFATNGKTAVETRDDVQKIEHEGDGIVRDMEEALAKTFVTPIDREDLQKLSSELDTVLDLTNGAVRACVLLGVDKPTKPMAELIEIIVRCTSKIDEAMPKLRKHQYADLLETARELRKIEKEADAVYREAVSALFKAGGTNPGIDARVLIREKTVLEDLENAIDQCDSIADTLTNLAVKHG; from the coding sequence ATGGGCATTCAGGACGTCATTCGCTGGTTCATGCCGCGCGAAGACCACTTCTACGACTTCCTCGAACGCCAGGCGAAGAAGGCGCACGAGGGCGCGTGTGCCCTCTCGAAATTCGCGACCAACGGCAAGACCGCGGTCGAGACGCGCGACGACGTGCAGAAGATCGAGCACGAAGGCGACGGCATCGTGCGCGACATGGAGGAGGCGCTCGCGAAGACCTTCGTGACGCCGATCGATCGCGAGGACCTCCAGAAGCTCTCCTCCGAGCTCGACACCGTGCTCGACCTCACGAACGGCGCGGTCCGCGCCTGCGTGCTCCTCGGCGTCGACAAGCCGACGAAGCCGATGGCGGAGCTCATCGAGATCATCGTGCGCTGCACCTCGAAGATCGACGAGGCGATGCCCAAGCTCCGGAAGCACCAGTACGCCGATCTCCTCGAGACGGCGCGCGAGCTCCGCAAGATCGAGAAGGAGGCCGACGCGGTCTACCGCGAGGCGGTCTCCGCGCTCTTCAAGGCCGGCGGCACGAACCCCGGCATCGACGCGCGGGTCCTCATCCGCGAGAAGACGGTCCTCGAGGACCTCGAGAACGCCATCGATCAGTGTGATTCGATCGCGGACACGCTGACCAACCTCGCCGTGAAGCATGGTTAG
- a CDS encoding serine/threonine protein kinase: protein MSSSGSVRAGEVIAGKFQVERVLGEGGMGYVVAARHLQLGQMVALKFIKEDVCTPEFKARFLREARNTVKLKSKHVSRVLDVGALDGGSPYMVMEYLEGTDLSELLQRRGPFPPQEAADYIIQACEAIAEAHGHGIVHRDLKPANLFLTRGTGGEAVVKVLDFGVSKVLDLDDDTSAGGHHDSVVTKATDLLGSPSYMAPEQVVSARDADSRSDVWSMGVILFRLVSGKAPFAGNSLGDLIQKIVHGPLPNLRDVRPDIPEGLEHVVWRCFERDREKRPDAVELARMLSAYAGPNAAPSLERIAILGPALIRAPLAPSVPPASGSYSGQSGPKANWTSGPPMPAMVPIESRPPKKDMSSASFFVWVLLSFIVVGSLAFVGRKLMKMPSLGGDPKPTPTFSPLPPPSAEPSAVAQPPPSPSPVPIPSPAPVSIPSARPSASVGHAPTTKPPITPRQPTVRPPAPAPAPAPAPPPPPPPAPASEIPGTREN, encoded by the coding sequence GTGTCCAGCAGTGGGAGCGTTCGCGCCGGCGAGGTGATCGCCGGCAAGTTCCAGGTCGAGCGCGTCCTCGGAGAAGGAGGCATGGGCTACGTCGTGGCGGCCCGCCATCTCCAGCTCGGCCAGATGGTCGCCCTCAAGTTCATCAAAGAGGACGTCTGCACCCCCGAGTTCAAGGCCCGCTTCCTCCGCGAGGCCCGCAACACGGTGAAGCTCAAGAGCAAGCACGTCTCCCGCGTGCTCGACGTCGGCGCCCTCGACGGCGGCTCGCCGTACATGGTCATGGAGTACCTCGAAGGCACCGACCTCTCCGAGCTGCTCCAGCGTCGCGGCCCGTTTCCTCCCCAAGAAGCGGCCGACTACATCATCCAGGCGTGCGAGGCGATCGCGGAGGCGCACGGGCACGGCATCGTGCATCGCGACCTCAAGCCCGCGAACCTGTTCCTCACGCGCGGCACCGGCGGCGAGGCGGTCGTGAAGGTCCTCGACTTCGGCGTCTCGAAGGTCCTCGACCTCGACGACGACACGAGCGCGGGCGGCCATCACGACAGCGTCGTCACGAAGGCGACCGATCTCCTCGGCTCGCCGAGCTACATGGCGCCCGAGCAGGTCGTCTCCGCGCGCGACGCGGACTCGCGGAGCGACGTCTGGTCCATGGGCGTCATCCTCTTCCGCCTCGTCAGCGGCAAGGCCCCGTTCGCCGGCAACTCGCTCGGCGATCTCATCCAGAAGATCGTCCACGGCCCGCTCCCCAACCTGCGCGACGTCCGCCCCGACATCCCGGAGGGCCTCGAGCACGTCGTGTGGCGCTGCTTCGAGCGCGATCGCGAGAAGCGCCCCGACGCGGTCGAGCTCGCGCGCATGCTCTCGGCGTACGCCGGTCCGAACGCCGCGCCGTCGCTCGAGCGCATCGCGATCCTCGGGCCCGCCCTCATCCGCGCGCCGCTCGCGCCCTCGGTCCCGCCCGCGAGCGGATCGTACTCCGGTCAGTCGGGGCCGAAGGCGAACTGGACCTCCGGGCCGCCGATGCCCGCGATGGTCCCGATCGAGTCGCGTCCTCCGAAGAAGGACATGTCGAGCGCCAGCTTCTTCGTCTGGGTGCTCCTCTCCTTCATCGTCGTGGGCAGCCTCGCGTTCGTCGGCCGCAAGCTGATGAAGATGCCGAGCCTCGGCGGCGATCCGAAGCCCACGCCCACGTTCTCGCCGCTCCCGCCCCCGAGCGCGGAGCCGTCCGCCGTCGCGCAGCCACCCCCGAGCCCGAGCCCGGTCCCGATCCCGAGCCCGGCCCCCGTATCGATCCCGAGCGCGCGCCCCTCCGCGAGCGTCGGCCACGCACCGACGACGAAGCCGCCGATCACCCCGCGCCAGCCCACCGTGCGTCCGCCCGCGCCGGCCCCCGCGCCCGCGCCCGCGCCGCCTCCTCCGCCGCCGCCGGCTCCCGCGTCCGAGATCCCGGGCACGCGTGAGAACTGA